In a single window of the Labeo rohita strain BAU-BD-2019 chromosome 23, IGBB_LRoh.1.0, whole genome shotgun sequence genome:
- the tent5ab gene encoding terminal nucleotidyltransferase 5Ab, protein MENNLSNLSVLNWEQVKRLDVILTESIPIHGKWNFPTLEMKPRDIVKVVRYRMEERKIHVREVRLNGSAASHVLHEDSGLGYKDLDLIFCADLKGEMEFQTVKDIVLDSLLDFLPEGVNKEKITPVTLKEAYVQKMVKVCNDSDRWSLISLSNNSGKNVELKFVDSLRRQFEFSVDSFQIRLDSLLLFYECSENPMAETFHPSIVGESVYGDFNVALDHLQRKLICTRNPEEIRGGGLLKYCHLLVRGFRAASEAEMKLLERYMCSRFFIDFSDVAEQRRKLESYLQNHFVGLEDRKYEYLTTLYSVVNESTVCLMGHERRQTLSLITMLAVRVLAEQNVIPNVANVTCYYQPAPYIADGNFNNYYIAQVQPVYACQPTHTFSPWLPCN, encoded by the exons ATGGAAAATAATCTGAGTAATTTAAGCGTGCTGAACTGGGAGCAGGTGAAGCGTCTGGATGTCATCCTCACCGAATCCATCCCCATTCACGGCAAATGGAACTTCCCCACTTTGGAGATGAAACCTCGGGATATCGTCAAAGTCGTGCGATATCGCATGGAAGAGCGCAAGATCCACGTCCGGGAGGTTCGATTGAACGGTTCTGCGGCCAGTCACGTTCTCCACGAGGACAGCGGTTTGGGCTACAAGGACCTGGACCTCATATTTTGCGCGGATCTGAAAGGAGAAATGGAGTTTCAGACCGTCAAGGATATCGTTCTCGACTCCCTCCTGGATTTTCTGCCTGAAGGAGTGAATAAAGAGAAAATCACCCCGGTTACATTAAAG GAGGCTTATGTGCAGAAGATGGTGAAAGTATGTAATGATTCAGACCGTTGGAGTCTAATCTCCCTCTCTAACAACAGCGGGAAGAATGTCGAACTGAAGTTTGTGGATTCCTTGCGGCGTCAGTTTGAGTTCAGCGTTGACTCTTTTCAGATCCGTCTGGACTCCCTCCTCCTCTTCTATGAGTGCTCTGAGAACCCCATGGCTGAGACGTTCCACCCTTCCATCGTGGGAGAGAGCGTGTACGGAGACTTCAACGTAGCCTTGGACCACCTGCAACGTAAACTGATCTGCACGCGAAATCCAGAGGAGATCCGCGGTGGTGGCTTGCTGAAGTACTGCCACCTGTTGGTGCGAGGTTTTCGTGCGGCTTCGGAAGCTGAGATGAAGCTTCTCGAACGCTACATGTGCTCCCGGTTCTTCATCGACTTCTCAGATGTGGCAGAACAAAGGCGCAAGCTAGAGTCGTATCTGCAGAATCACTTTGTGGGACTAGAGGACCGCAAGTATGAGTACCTGACCACCCTGTACAGTGTCGTCAATGAAAGTACAGTATGCCTGATGGGACACGAAAGGCGGCAGACTTTGAGCCTCATCACCATGTTGGCAGTACGTGTTCTGGCAGAGCAAAACGTAATTCCCAACGTGGCTAACGTCACTTGCTATTACCAGCCTGCACCGTACATTGCCGACGGGAACTTCAACAATTATTACATTGCTCAGGTTCAGCCAGTCTATGCCTGCCAGCCCACCCACACATTCTCACCATGGTTGCCCTGCAACTGA